The following proteins are co-located in the Candidatus Competibacteraceae bacterium genome:
- a CDS encoding uroporphyrinogen-III synthase — translation MGTPLDLRGLGVLVTRPKHQAEPLCRLIEGHGGIAIRWPTLIIAAPRDPAPALALFDRLVTYDLAIFTSANAVERALPAIRERGGIPDRLDIAAIGQASGRALARHGIDRCLQPGGDFSSEGLLALPRLREVAGQRIALICGEDGRELLVETLSARGAWVDRAEVYRRERPATANIEGLLARWKRGEIGAVTVTSGENLRNLFDMLGVAGQDYLCDTPLIVVSARIRRIAAEYGCRRLLLAREAGDDAIAAALLDLTTNSLSPAR, via the coding sequence ATGGGCACACCCCTAGATCTGCGTGGTCTCGGCGTGCTGGTCACTCGGCCGAAACACCAGGCCGAACCGCTGTGCCGACTGATCGAAGGCCATGGCGGCATCGCCATTCGCTGGCCGACTCTGATCATCGCCGCACCGCGCGACCCCGCGCCGGCCCTGGCCCTGTTCGACCGCTTGGTCACTTACGATCTGGCAATTTTTACCAGTGCCAATGCCGTGGAGCGGGCGTTGCCGGCAATCCGCGAGCGCGGCGGCATTCCCGATCGACTGGATATCGCCGCCATCGGCCAAGCCAGCGGCCGGGCACTGGCCCGTCATGGTATCGACCGCTGCCTGCAACCCGGCGGCGATTTCAGCAGCGAAGGATTGCTGGCGTTGCCACGCCTGAGGGAGGTGGCTGGCCAGCGCATCGCCCTTATCTGCGGCGAAGACGGCCGGGAACTGCTGGTCGAAACCCTGAGCGCTCGCGGGGCATGGGTGGACCGCGCCGAAGTCTACCGGCGCGAGCGGCCGGCGACCGCTAATATCGAGGGACTGCTGGCACGCTGGAAGCGCGGCGAAATCGGTGCCGTGACAGTCACCAGCGGTGAAAACCTGCGGAATCTGTTTGATATGCTTGGCGTAGCCGGGCAAGATTATTTGTGTGATACACCTCTGATCGTGGTCAGTGCCCGCATCCGGCGGATCGCCGCGGAATACGGCTGCCGCCGCCTTTTGCTCGCCCGGGAGGCCGGCGACGACGCCATCGCCGCCGCGCTACTCGACCTAACGACAAATTCCCTCTCACCCGCTCGGTAA
- the hemC gene encoding hydroxymethylbilane synthase, with amino-acid sequence MPSDILRIATRKSPLALWQAEHVAARLRQLHPGLRVELVGMVTRGDQILDSPLAKIGGKGLFVKELEQGLLDGRADLAVHSMKDVPVDFPAGLGLPVILAREDPRDAFVANAYPHPDALPTDARIGTSSLRRQCQLAARYPGWRIRGLRGNVNSRLAKLDAGEFDAIILAAAGLKRLGLEERITVALEPEFSLPAIGQGAIGVECRLDDTRTRTLIAPLDDDATHTRIAAERGFNARLQGGCQVPIAGHALLEQERIWLRGLVGEPNGSRIVAGEIRGPATDTRALGVALAEELLGRGAGEILQRLL; translated from the coding sequence GAACACGTCGCCGCGCGCCTGCGCCAACTGCATCCCGGCCTGCGGGTTGAATTGGTCGGCATGGTCACCCGTGGCGACCAGATTCTCGATAGCCCGCTGGCCAAGATCGGCGGCAAGGGCCTGTTCGTCAAGGAACTGGAACAGGGTCTGCTGGACGGTCGCGCCGATCTCGCCGTCCACTCCATGAAAGACGTGCCGGTGGATTTCCCCGCCGGTTTGGGTCTGCCGGTGATTCTGGCGCGCGAGGACCCGCGTGATGCCTTCGTTGCCAACGCTTATCCCCACCCCGACGCCCTGCCGACCGACGCGCGGATCGGCACCTCCAGCTTGCGCCGGCAATGCCAGTTGGCGGCCCGCTATCCCGGCTGGCGGATTCGCGGCCTGCGCGGCAACGTCAACAGCCGACTGGCGAAGCTGGACGCGGGCGAATTCGATGCCATCATTCTGGCTGCCGCTGGCCTGAAACGGCTGGGCTTGGAAGAACGCATCACCGTCGCCCTGGAGCCGGAATTCAGCCTGCCGGCTATCGGCCAGGGAGCGATCGGGGTGGAATGCCGGCTGGACGACACTCGAACCCGGACGCTGATCGCCCCGCTTGACGACGACGCCACCCACACCCGGATTGCGGCGGAACGGGGCTTCAACGCCCGCCTGCAAGGCGGTTGTCAGGTGCCGATCGCCGGTCATGCCCTGCTGGAACAGGAGCGGATCTGGCTACGCGGTCTGGTCGGCGAACCTAACGGCAGCCGGATCGTGGCGGGCGAAATTCGAGGTCCGGCCACCGACACCCGCGCGCTCGGGGTCGCGCTGGCCGAGGAGCTGCTCGGGCGTGGCGCCGGCGAAATCCTGCAACGACTGTTATGA